In Nocardioides sp. W7, the genomic stretch CGGGTCGGTCGCTCATGCTAGTGGGCACGCGGGTCAGCTGAAGAAGCTGCCGCCCCCGTCCACGCTCAGCGTCACCCCGGTGACGTACGACGAGTCGGGGCCGGCCAGGTAGACCGCGGCCCGGCCGACGTCGTGCTCGGCGTCGCCGACCCGGGGCACCGACATCGTCTTCAGGACGATCTTCTCGAGCTCCTCGGGGCGCTCGTCGAAGTAGGTCCGGGCTCCCTCGCTGAGCACGAACGGCGCGAGGTTGTTGACCGTGATGCCGTGCCGTCCCCACTCCCGGGCGGCCACCCGGGTCAGTCCGGCGACGGCGGCCTTGGAGGCGACGTACGCGCCGAAGCCGGCGAGCCCCTGCGGCTCGGAGCCGGAGCGCAGGTTGATCACGCGGCCGCCGTACGCGCTGCTCTGCAGGTGCGGGAAGCAGGCGCGCATGAAGTAGAGCGTCGCCTTCGGGCCGGTGTCGAGCACCCGGTCCAGCTCGTCGTCGGTCGTCGCCTCGAAACGCGCCGAGACCGCGTCGATGGCGTTGTTGACGAGCACGTCGACCGACCCGAGCCGCTCGACGACGTCCGCGACACAGGAATCCACCTGGGCGGAGTCACGGATGTCGCAGCGCAGCGCGAACGCCTCGGCGTACGGCGTCAGCTCGGCGACCGTCCGTTCGGCACCCTCGGCGTCGAGGTCGACCACGGCGACGCGCGCGCCCTCCTTGGCGAAGGCCCGGGCGATGCCGGCGCCGACCCCGCGGGCGGCGCCGGTGACGATCGCGACCCGGCCCTCCAGGACGCCCATGTCAGCTCATGAACCCGTCGATGGCCAGCACCGTGCCGGTGACGAACGCGGCCGCGGGCGAGGCGAGGTAGCCGATGGCCGCCGCGACGTCGCCGGGCGGGATCGCACCGGGCATCTGCATGAAGAGCCGCTCGGAGATCCGGGGCTCCAGGTCGCTCGGATAGGTCTCGGCCACCTTGGCCACCATCGGGGTGTCGATGGTGCCGGGGCAGACGGCGTTCACCCGGACGCCGGTGGAGACCAGCTCCAGGGCGAGGTTCTTGGTCAGCTGGGTCAGCCCGCCCTTGGAGGCGCCGTACGCGGCGGCGTACGGCTGCGGGACCCGGCCCGCGACCGAGGAGACGTTCACGACGCAGCCCGGTCCGGCCTTCAGGTACGGGAGCGCCGCCTGGGTCAGCAGGAACGGGCCCTTGAGGTTGACCGCGAGCACCCGGTCCAGCTCGGCCTCGTCGATCTGCTCGAACCGACCGAACTGGACGATGCCCGCCACGTTGGCGAGCACGTCGATGCGGCCGTGCTGGGCGCAGGTCGCGATCGCCGCGTCGACCGAGGCCTTGTCGGCGACGTTGGTCTCGACATAGGTCACGCCCTCGGGGACGGTCGGGTTCACGTCGAGGCCGAAGACGACCTCGCCGGCGTCGCGGAACATCGTGGCGGTCGCGTAGCCGACGCCGGAGGCGGCGCCGGTGACGACGACGACGCGCTGGTCGTCGCTCAGGGTGCTGGTCATGGCCGGACGCTAGCAGGCGAACTAGAACTTGTTCTACCAACGTGCGATCTCGCTATGTACGACGATGTCCGCATGACCTTCGGACCTGCGTGGTGGCTGCGCCCCGACGAGCAGGCGGACATCGGGACCCCGTTCTTCGTCGTCTTCCAGGCCTCGGTCGTCGCCTCCATCCTGAGCGTGGGGTTCGAGGGCCCCGGTGCGGCCACCGCCTTCACTCTCGTCCTCGGGGGCTTCTTCGCACTGCTGGCTCTGCGCAACTCCCTGCGCCTGCTCCTGCCCCGCCCGGTCGCGACGACCGCGATGCTGGTGAGCCTCACCGTGTGCGCCTCGGCGGCAACCCTGTCCGCCGCCGGCCCGATCCTGGAGACCGACGCCCCTCTGCGCGGCATCCTGGTGCTTCCCGCGTTGAGCGTCCTCCTCACCGCCCTCGCCCAGGAGAGCGTGCGCAAGGTCAACTTGAAGCAGGCTTGAACCTCCGCGAGGCTGGACCCGTGACCCAGCTGACCATCGGACACCTGGCCGAGCGCGCAGGCGTGGCGACGTCGGCGATCCGGTTCTACGAGTCCCGCGGACTGATCCACTCGGTGCGTACGACGGGCAACCAGCGCCGCTACGAGCAGCACACCCTGCGCCGGATCGGCTTCATCCGCACGGCCCAGCGGATCGGGCTGAGCCTCGAGGAGATCGCCGAGGCGCTTGCGACGCTGCCCGACAACCGCACCCCCACCAAGTCCGACTGGCACCGGCTGAGCAATTCCTGGCGGCCCCGGCTCGACGAGCAGATCCGCCGCATCGAGCTGCTGCGCGATCGTCTCGACGGCTGCATCGGTTGCGGCTGCCTGAGCATGAAGAGCTGCGCCCTGGTCAACCCGGGCGACGAGGCGGCGAGCTACGGCACCGGTGCCGTCTGGCTCGAGCCGCGGCCTCGCAACCGACCTGGAGTCTCCCGATGAGCGCCACCCCGCACCACCTGCTGCACGAGCCGCACCACGACGGGTCGCCCCGCTACCTCGAGCACGAGGCCCCCGCCCTCGGCTGGCCCGTGAAGGTACGGCTGCGCACCTGGTCCGGCGACCCGGTCGAGTCGGTGTGGGTGCGGACGACGTACGACGCCGAGCCGACGTACCACGCCTGCGCCGTGGTCGAGCGCGACGAGCACGCGACCTGGTGGGAAGGCGAGCTGCCCGTGCACAACCCGGTGACGCACTACCGCTTCCTGCTCGCCGACGCAGACGGCGAGCAGCGCTGGCTGACCGCCGCCGGGATGGTGGGCCACGACGGCCCGGACACCTTCGACTTCCGGGTCACCGTGCACGAGCCGGCGCCCGACTGGGGCCGGGACGGGGTCGTCTACCAGGTCTTCCCCGACCGCTTCGCGCGCTCGGCCGCCGCCGACGGGCGGCCCACACCCGAGTGGGCGGTGCCCGCGGCCTGGGACGACGAGGTGGTGTTCGAGGGCAGCGACCCCCGGACCCCGCTGCAGTTCTTCGGCGGCGACCTCGACGGGGTCGTCGAGCACCTCGACCATGTCGCCGAGGTCGGCGCGACGATCCTGTACACGACCCCCGTCTTCCCCGGCGAGAGCAACCACCGCTACAACGCCTCGACCTTCGACGGGGTCGACCCGCTGCTGGGCGGCGACGAGGCGTACGCCCGGCTCTGCACCGCCGTCCACGACCGCGGCTGGCGGCTGCTCGGCGACCTGACGACCAACCACACCGGCGACACCCACGAGTGGTTCGTCAGTGCGTCGTCGGACCCCTCGTCGCCGGCTCGCGGCTGGTACTACTTCAACCACGACGGCAGCTACGAGTGCTGGATGGGCCACGGCACCCTGCCCAAGCTCAACCTCGCCGACCCCACGCTGCGGTCCGCGATGGTCGAGGGGCCCGACTCGGTCGTGGCCCGCTGGCTGCGGCCGCCGTTCGACGTCGACGGCTGGCGCATCGACGTCGCCAACATGACCGGGCGGCTGGGCACCCTCGACGTCAACCACGACACCGCCCGCGCGGTGCGTCGTACCGCCGCCGCGGAGCGGCCGGACCCGCTGGTGATCGGCGAGCACAACCACGACGCGTCCGGCGACCTCGACGGCGACGGCTGGCACGGGACGATGAACTACTCCGGCTTCTCCTGGCCGGTGTGGTCGTGGCTGCGCGATCCGGCCTCCCCGGCGCGCGCCTTCGGCCGGCCACTGCCCGTGCCGCGCCGCCCCGGACCCCTGGTGCAGCAGACCGTCCGCGAGTGGACCGCCCGCTACGGCTGGCACGCTGCGGCCACGTCGTGGAACATCCTCGGCTCGCACGACAGCGCCCGGATCCGCACCGTCACCGGCTCCGGCCCCCTGCACCGGGTCGCCGCCGGCCTGCAGTTCACGCTGCCCGGGGTGCCGATGGTCTTCGCCGGCGACGAGATCGGCCTGGAGGGCGTGCTCGGCGAGGACTCCCGCCGCCCGATGCCCTGGGACCGGCCCGAGACCTGGGACCACGCCACGCTCACGACGTACGGCGCGCTGGCGGCCGCCCGGCGCGACCACGAGGCACTGCGCCGCGGCGGGCTGCGCTGGGCCTACGTCGACGACGACGCCCTGGTCTTCCTGCGCGAGCACCCGGCCGGCTCGGTGCTGGTGCTCGCCCGCCGCACGGGCGGCTCGGCCATCGACCTGCCCGCCGGCCCGCTCGGTCTCACCCGCGGCTCGCTGCTGCTCGCCACCGAGGGCGGGCGTGCGGGCGATCTCAAGGCGCGGCGGGGCGTCGTACGGCTGCCGGCTGCGGACGGGGCTGGGGTGTGGGTCTGGGGTGGCGCGTGAATTTCTCCGCCTAGGCGGAGAAATTCACGCCTACGTCGAGATACTTCACGACACAAGCGCGAGTTTCTCGACACCGATGAAACGCCCGAGACGCCTGAGACGTCTGCGGGGCGGGCAGTCGCCCTCAGCGCCAACCGAGCGCGGGCGCGACGTGGGTGAGCAGCGACTCGATCACGTGGGCGTTGTAGTCGACACCGAGCTGGTTGGGAACGGTCAGCAGCAGGGTGTCCGCGGCGGCGATCGCCTCGTCCTCGCGCAGCTGCTCGACCAGGAGGTCCGGCTCGCCGGCGTACGTCTTGCCGAAGCGCGCGACGCCGCCGTCGATCATGCCGACCTGGTCCTGGCTGCCGCCCTCCCCGCCGAAGTACATCCGGTCCATGTCGTTCACGATCGGGAAGATGCTGCGGCTCACGGAGACGCGGGGGACCCGCGAGTGACCGGCGGCCTCCCAGGCCTTGCGGAAGAGCTCGATCTGCTCGGCCTGCAGCTGGTGGAACGGTACGCCGGTGTCCTCGGTCAGCAGCGTGGACGACATCAGGTTCATGCCCTGCTCCGCCGTCCACTCGGCGGTCGCGCGCGAGCCGGCGCCCCACCAGATCCGATCGCGCAGCCCGGGGGCGTGCGGCTCGATCCGCAGCGGTCCGGGCGGGTTGGGGAACATCGGCCGCGGGTTCGGCTCCGCGAAGCCCTCCCCGCGCAGCACCTCGAGCAGCACCCGGGTGTGCTCGCGCGCGAGGTCGGCGTGATCGGTGTCCGGCGCCGGCTCGTAGCCGAAGTAGCGGTACCCGTCGATCACCTGCTCCGGTGACCCCCGGCTGATGCCGAGCTGCAGTCGCCCGCCGGAGATCAGGTCGGCGGACCCGGCGTCCTCCGCCATGTAGAGCGGGTTCTCGTAGCGCATGTCGATCACGCCGGTGCCGATCTCGATCCGGCTGGTGCGCGCCCCGATGGCCGCGAGCAGCGGGAACGGCGATGCGAGCTGGCGGGCGAAGTGGTGCACCCGGAAGTACGCCCCGTCCGCGCCGAGCTCCTCGGCCGCGACCGCCAGGTCGATCGACTGCAGCAGCGCGTCGGCCGCGGTGCGCGTCGCCGACTGCGGCGACGGCGTCCAGTGCCCGAAGGACAGGAACCCGATGTTCTTCATACCGACGCAACAGAGGTTGAAGCGTCAATCTTCCCGAGGACTTCCCGAGGACTTTCCGACGCCTCCGAGGGCTAGGGTGGCCCGATGGCGCTGCGCATCGTCGCCAGCCGACCGGATCCCGCGATCATCACGCTCCCGTGGTCCCAGCCGCTGGAGGAGTGGGACGAGCAGTACGTCGTACCCCTTCCCCGCGGCCTGTCGCGCCACGTCGTGCGGATCATCCGGCTCCACGACCGCACCTACGCGGTGAAGGAGACGGTCGAGGAGATCGCCTTCCGGGAGTACCGGCTGCTGCGCGACCTGCAGCGGCTGGGCCTGCCCGCGGTCCTGCCCCAGGGCGTCGTCACCGGCCGGGTCGACGCCGACGGCGAGCCGCTGCCCGCCGCGCTGCTCACCCAGCACCTGCAGTTCTCGCTGCCCTACCGCAGCCTCTTCGCGCACGGCATGAGCACCGAGAGCCTGCCGGCGCTGGTCGACGCCCTGGTGGTGCTGCTCGTGCGGCTGCACCTCGCCGACTTCTTCTGGGGCGACGTGTCGCTGTCCAACGTGCTGTTCCGCCGCAACGCCGGCGGCTTCGCGGCGTACCTCGTCGACGCCGAGACCGGCGAGCTCCGACCGACGCTGTCGCGGCAGATGCGCGAGTACGACCTGACCATCGCCACCGAGAACGTCTTCGCCGAGCTCCTCGACCTGCAGGCCAGCAACTCCCTCGACAGCGACGTGCACGCCCACGAGACCGTGGCCCTGCTCCAGCAGCGGTACGACGCACTCTGGGCCGAGCTCACCGACCCCGAGGAGTTCTCCGCCGGCGAGATGTGGCGCATCGAGCAGCGCATCGAGCGGCTCAACGACCTCGGCTTCGACGTCGACGAGCTCGACATCGTCACCGACTTCGACGGCGACGAGGTGCGGATCCAGCCGAAGGTCGTCGAGCTCGGCCACCACTGCCGCGAGCTGCAGGCCCTGACCGGGCTGAACGTCGAGGACGGCCAGGCCCGCCGGATGCTCAACGACATCGCGTCCTTCACCGCCCACTACGGCCTCGGCCGCGAGGACCGCAGCCTGGTCGCCTACCGATGGCTGACCCAGATCTACGAGCCGCTCATCGAGATGATCCCGCCCGACCAGCGCGGCAAGCTGGAGCCGGCGGAGTTCTTCCACGAGGTGCTGGTGCACCGGTGGTACCTCTCCGAGCGCGCCGGCCACGAGGTCGGCATCTTCGACACCGCCCGCGACTACATCGAGCACGTGCTGAGGGCGAAGCCGGACGAGGTCGTCACGGCGGGCGAGGACTGACCGCCCGGCGTCGCTCCCCTCCGGACACCTGGGGAGCCAGGGTCACGCCAGCACACGACGCGCGCGGGCGCCGATCCGGACCCCGAGGTCGTCGAGCTCGTCCAGCAGCGCCGCGGCGCCCCAGACCTGGTCGCGCGCCCGGTTGGTCAGCGGCCGGATGACGCCGCTCGACTCCAGCCGGCCGAGCGCGGCGTAGATGCTCGACGTGGCGCCACCGATCCTGGCTTCGACCTCCTCGGCGGAGAACACCGGGACGTCGAGGAGCGAGTCGACGATCCTGCGCGCAGCGCTGCCCGCCCGGGGCGTGCCGGCGGACTCCAGCCACTCGGCGGTCATCCGGGAGAGGTGCTCGGCGGTGACGGCGGACTCCTCGGCGGCGATGGTCGATGAGGTCGAGAACGCGGCGATGATCGGTCCGGCGTCGCCGTCGCGATAGGAGCCGAGGACGTCGAAGTAGTCGTCGCGTCGAGCGACGAGCGCCGAGGCGAGCGGCACGACGATCCGGCTGGTCGCCCCCCGGCGGCGGAGCACCGTGTTGATCAGAGCCCGGCCGATCCGGCCGTTGCCGTCGGTGAACGGGTGGATCGACTCGAACTGCGCGTGCGTCATGGCGGCCTGGACCAGGACGTTGAGGTCGCCCCGGTTGGCGAAGGTGACGAGGTCCTCGAGATAGGCGCCCACGGTCCCCGGGGGCGGCGGGACGTAGAGAGCGTTGCGAGGCGAGTGGTCCGATCCACCGATCCAGTTCTGCTGGTCGCGGACCTTCCCGGCGTAGGCGGCCTCGTAAGGGTCGTCCGCCATCAGGACGCGGTGCGCGGCCAGGACGTTGTCCCAGGTGAGGTCTCGCGCGTCGTCGACGGATCCGATGAGGTTCCCGAGCGCCCGGGTGGAGGCCACCATCGAGACCGCGGAGGCATTCGCCCTGATGCCGTGCAGGGCGCGCGCGTAGTCCTCCATCGAGGCCTCGATCCGCTCGATCTTCGAGGAGGCGACCGACTCGGCACGCAGCAGGATCGTGGACAGGGAGGCCAGGTGCTCGCTGTGGGTGTCGTCCAGTCGGGCGATCGCGCTGAGGGCGGCGTCCATCGTCGAGCCGAGGCGCGACGGGATCGCCGGGTCGATGTCGGCCAGGTGCGGCGGCAGGTACGTCTCGACCTCGCTCATCATCCGGTCCTCCTTCGTCCCGGCCCGAAAGGTCTGGGACCAGGGACGAACCTGGCGGCCGTGCGGCGCAATGGGGACCATTGCCGAAGCGTCCGCACGCGGCACCTCGGGCGAGCCGGACAACGCCATCGAGGGGCTCCTGACGGGACGGGGCAACTCGGATCAGCGTACCCAGTTATTCCGACTTACACCCATCAAGTCGGAACAAGGCCGCGCTCCTTCCGACTTGTCACCCGGCTGCGCCGTCCCCGAAGCCGTCCACCCCGGTCTGCTCGACCGACCAGGCCCAGAGCCGGGCGGCGTCGTTCGGGTCGAGTGCGTAGTCCTTCACGCCGTACGTCGTCTGCGGACCGGGAGGTACGACGGGCGCGATGCCGCAGTCCTCCAGGTAGGCGCCGGAGTGCGCGGCGAGGCTCGGCGAGGTCGCCGCCCAGACCACGGTGGCGGCGCCCTGCTCGGGCGAGCGGAAGTCGGGCAGCACCGGCTGCCCGTCGGCGTCGAGGGTCATCACCGCGTCGAGGTCGGACTCCTGGAGGTGCCGGCCGAGCGAGGTGAGGATCGCGCCCGGGTGGAGCGAGAAGGCGGACACGCCGCGCTCCCGACCCAGCGCCGCGAGGTGTACGGCGAACAGCACGTTGGCCGTCTTCGACTGCCCGTAGGCGAGCCACTTGTCGTAGCCGGTCTCGAACCACGGGTCGTCCCACCGGAAGCCGGACAGGTGGTGGCCGGTCGACGACACGCTCACCACCCGGGAGCCCGCCCCGAGCAGCGGCGCTAGCCGGTTCACCAACGCGAAGTGGCCCAGGTGGTTGGTCGCCAGCTGAAGCTCCCAACCCGGCCCGACCCGGGTCTGCGGGCAGGCCATCACGCCGGCGTTGCCGATGACGACATCGAGCGGGCGACCGGCGGCGAGCAGCCCGTCGGCGTACGACGCCACCGAGGCCTGGTCGGCCAGGTCCAGTGCGCCGACCTCGACCCCGTCGATGCCCGCGACCGCGTCGGTCGCCTTCCCGGGCCGCCGGGCGGGGACCAGGACGGTCGCGCCCGCGCCGGCGAGGGCGCGGACCACCTCGACGCCGATGCCGGAGTAGCCGCCGGTGACCAGTGCGGTCCGGCCGGTGAGGTCGACGCCGGCGAGCACCTCGGCGGCGGTGGGGAGGGCGCTCACGACGGCAGGTTCACGTCGAGGGTGGTGGCTTCCCACTCGTCGATCGATGCCGACATCGAGGCGAGCTTCTCGCGCACCGCCTTCAGCACGTCGTGGCCGAGCAGCAGCCGCAGCGGCGGGTCGTCGAGCCCGACGACCATCAGCACCGCCTCCGCCACCTTGCGCGGGTCGCCGGGCAGGTGGTCGGCGAACTGCTTGATCAGGTCCTTGCGCACGCCCACGTCGTCGGCGTACGCCTCGATCGGCGCGCTCGCCTCCTTCATCGACCGGCGCGCCCAGTCGGTGCGGAACGCGCCCGGCTCGATCGCGGTGACCTTGATGCCGAGCGGGCCGACCTCCTTCGCGAGCGCCTCGGTCAGCGCCTCGAGCGCGAACTTGGTCGAGCTGTAGTAGGCGTTCGGCGGGTTCGCGACCAGGCCCGTCATCGACGAGATGTTCACGACGTGGCCCGAGCCCTGCGCGCGCATCCCCGGCAGCACCGCCTTGAGGGTGTCGACGACGCCGAAGTAGTTGGTGTCGAAGAGCGCGCGCACCTCCGCGTCGTCGCCCTCCTCGACGGCCGACATGTAGCCGTACCCGGCGTTGTTCACGAGTACGTCGATCCCGCCGAACGCCTCCTCGGCCGCCGCCACCGCCGCGGCGATCTGGTCCCGGTCCGTGACGTCCAGCGGTACGGCGAGCGCCCCGTCGAGCTCGCCCAGGTCGGTCACGTCGGCGACCTTGCGCGACGTGACGACGACCTGGTGGCCGGCCCCGAGCGCCGCGCGCGCGATCTCGCGGCCGATGCCGGTGGAGCAGCCCGTGATCAGCCAGCGGCTCATGCCGTCACCTCGGGGAGTCGTCGCAGGTAGCCGGTTCGTCGTTCAGCGAGCTGCGCGGCCCGCTCCTCCGGCGTCACCGTCGGCAGAGCGAGGCTGCCGACCTCCTCGAGCCGGACCACCCGGCCGGTCGCGGCGAGGTCGGGGCGGGCGCCGCCGTCCGGGAACTCCGCCATCCGCAGGGTCAGGATGCCCTCGGGCAGGCCACCGGTGTCGATCCAGTTGGGCACGCCGGGATCCTCGCCGGCGATCACGTAGGTGTAGGTGCCGTCGTCGTTCGGCCGCGACTGCGCCTTGTTGAGGCTGCCGGTGCGGTCGAGGACCTCGAGCGTCGTACCCCAGATGTTCGAGAGCGGGACGGTGAAGTACTCCGCGCCCCCGTCGCTCACGTCGACCACGAACGCCTCGTCGGGAGCCAGCTCGTAGCGGCCGGCGACGTACACCTGGCTGCGCATCGCGCCCGTGTGGTCGGCGGACCAGGCGAGCGAGAAGTGGTTGGCGGGCGTCTTGTACATCCCGTGGCTGAGCTTGCCGGTGAAGTCGGCGAAGTGGGCCATCATCCGCGCGGTCGCCTCGGCCTGCTCGTCGAGCGTCAGCGTGGCGGTCGCGGGCGGCCCGCCGAGCCGCTCGACCTCGATCGTGTTCGGGTCGTCGCGGCCCCAGTCGAGCAGCACGTCGCGGATGTAGAGCTCGTGCGCCTCCGACGTCGACCGGATGTGGTTGGGCCGCCCGCCGGCCTCGTCGGCGTCGACGGTGATCTCGTACGACCCGTCCGCCTCGACGTGCATCCGCCGGCCGTCGCAGACGTCGACGGTGCCCATGTGGGCGTTCCAGAGCGTGAAGTAGTTCTCGGTCATCCGGTGCTCGCCGACCCGGCCGCGCAGGACGTACCGCTCGTCGCCCGAGATCGGCACGACCCGGTAGACCGTGTCCGGGTTGTCGATCCCCCACCGGCTGCCGGGCACCCGACGGCCATCGACCTCGTGCGCGAGCCGGGTGATGGTGGTGACCTTCGGCCGCAGCGGGTCCTGGTTGGAGCTCCACACCGCCGCCGAGAACATCACCTCCTCGAACGCCGCCTCGAAGCAGGCGCGCATCGCGTCGCTCGCCATGGCCCGGCCGAGCCAGGTCTCGGCGACGGAGCGGTACGCCGCCCGCACGGTCGGGTGCTCGATCAGGTCGAGGGCCGCGAGCTCGTGCGCGTGCTGCTCGGCGGTGGCGACGGGGTGGCTCATGGCGGGGACCGTACTCGTGATCCGGCGAAATGTCAGCCCTGACATTTTGTTACGGTGTCCCGGTGAGCGAGACCCCCGGCAAAGCCGATCGGACCCGCGCCGCGCTCCGCGACGCGGCGCTGCGACGGTTCGTGGCCGACGGCTTCGAGGCGGCCAGCGTGTCGGCGATCGCGGCCGAGGTCGGCGTGACCGAGCGGACCTTCTACCGCCACTTCGCGACCAAGGACGAGGTGCTATTCGGTGACGTCGTGACCCGGCTGGAGTGGTTCCGACGTGCGCTGCGCGAGCGGCCCGACGGCGAGGGCCTGATCCGCTCGGTGCTCGCCTCCCTCGGCTCGGCCCCGACCGACCCGCGGCTGATGGTCGAGATCGCCCGGCTGCGCAGCGAGCTGCTCAGCCCGGAGCGGATCGAGCGCACCTTCCGCGACCGGCAGGGTGCGATGGCGACCGAGCTGCGCGCGGTCCTGCTCGAGCGCGGCGTCCCCGAGCTCGCCGCCGCCGTCCGCGCCGAGGTCGTCGCCGGCGCCGTCTTCGCCGCCCTTGCGGTCTGGACCGAAGCACCCGCCCCGCACGACCTGACCCGGCTCGGCACCCTCACCGAGGAGGCGCTGGCGCAGGTCCGGCCGGCGCTCGGCTGACGGGTTCTGCCCCGAACCGCTCGTCGACCTGCTCGCCGGTCAAGCCGTAGGTCTCCAGCGCGTAGTCGGGCCGGCGGCTGCCGTCGTGCGGCCGGGCGGCCAGCCAGCCGCGCATCGAGGTCTCCGCGACCGCGGTCAGCGGCAGGCCGAGGGCGTCGTACACCGCGGCGACCGAGCCGATCGGGTCGGCCACCACCGCGTCGTACTCCAGATCCGTGACCGGGCCCGACGCGCCCCAGCGGGCCCGAGTCGCAAGCGCGCGGTCGTTCGCCCAGCCCATCCGCGCCAGCCACTCCGGGCCGATCCGGTGCAGGTCGACCGACGGGTGGTGCAGCGCCCGCATGGTGGCGTTCAGGCTCGCGCCGGAGCCGATGGTCGCGCGCGGGTCGCGGTGCAGGTGCACCACGTGGGCGCCCGGGAAGCGGGCGAGCAGGACGTCGAGGTAGCCCAGGTGTGCCGGTGTCTTCAGCACCCAGCGGCGCACCTCCTCGCCCCGCTGGCGCTTCTGCCACTGCAGGAGCTGGAGCATCCGGTGCAGGTGGTCGTAGGCGGGGGTGAAGTCCTGCGTGTCGATCCAGGAGCGGTACGCCGGCACGTCCGCCGACGACTCGGGCACGTGCGAGAGGAACGCGTCGGCGAGGAAGACGATCTCCTCCTCGGCCTCGCGCGGGTGCATCGGGTGGATCGCGAACATCTCCGGCGCCAGCTCGCGCGAGACCGCCGCCTGCTCCTCGGCCCGGACGATCCGCGGGTCGACGGACGTCCACTCGTGGTCGAGCCGCGGCACGGGTGAGACCACTTCCCAGCCGTGGGCGCACTGGAAGCGCGGGTCGGCCGCGAGCAGCCGCTGCACCAGCGTGGTGCCGCTGCGCATCATCCCGACCACCACCACCGGGTCGGCCACCTGCTCGTCGAGGATCTCGGGGTGCCGCCGGACCCACTCCTGCGCGCGCAGCCGCATCCGCAGGCTGCGCACCGCCCCGCTCCGGAGCAGGTGGGCGCCGACGTCGGTGAGGTCGGCGCCGCCGTACGCCTCGAGGAGTACGGCGAGCGGCTCCTCGAACGGACCGGGTCCCCAGTCGTCGAGGCCCTCC encodes the following:
- a CDS encoding SDR family oxidoreductase, encoding MGVLEGRVAIVTGAARGVGAGIARAFAKEGARVAVVDLDAEGAERTVAELTPYAEAFALRCDIRDSAQVDSCVADVVERLGSVDVLVNNAIDAVSARFEATTDDELDRVLDTGPKATLYFMRACFPHLQSSAYGGRVINLRSGSEPQGLAGFGAYVASKAAVAGLTRVAAREWGRHGITVNNLAPFVLSEGARTYFDERPEELEKIVLKTMSVPRVGDAEHDVGRAAVYLAGPDSSYVTGVTLSVDGGGSFFS
- a CDS encoding SDR family oxidoreductase, producing the protein MTSTLSDDQRVVVVTGAASGVGYATATMFRDAGEVVFGLDVNPTVPEGVTYVETNVADKASVDAAIATCAQHGRIDVLANVAGIVQFGRFEQIDEAELDRVLAVNLKGPFLLTQAALPYLKAGPGCVVNVSSVAGRVPQPYAAAYGASKGGLTQLTKNLALELVSTGVRVNAVCPGTIDTPMVAKVAETYPSDLEPRISERLFMQMPGAIPPGDVAAAIGYLASPAAAFVTGTVLAIDGFMS
- the soxR gene encoding redox-sensitive transcriptional activator SoxR — protein: MTQLTIGHLAERAGVATSAIRFYESRGLIHSVRTTGNQRRYEQHTLRRIGFIRTAQRIGLSLEEIAEALATLPDNRTPTKSDWHRLSNSWRPRLDEQIRRIELLRDRLDGCIGCGCLSMKSCALVNPGDEAASYGTGAVWLEPRPRNRPGVSR
- a CDS encoding glycoside hydrolase family 13 protein produces the protein MSATPHHLLHEPHHDGSPRYLEHEAPALGWPVKVRLRTWSGDPVESVWVRTTYDAEPTYHACAVVERDEHATWWEGELPVHNPVTHYRFLLADADGEQRWLTAAGMVGHDGPDTFDFRVTVHEPAPDWGRDGVVYQVFPDRFARSAAADGRPTPEWAVPAAWDDEVVFEGSDPRTPLQFFGGDLDGVVEHLDHVAEVGATILYTTPVFPGESNHRYNASTFDGVDPLLGGDEAYARLCTAVHDRGWRLLGDLTTNHTGDTHEWFVSASSDPSSPARGWYYFNHDGSYECWMGHGTLPKLNLADPTLRSAMVEGPDSVVARWLRPPFDVDGWRIDVANMTGRLGTLDVNHDTARAVRRTAAAERPDPLVIGEHNHDASGDLDGDGWHGTMNYSGFSWPVWSWLRDPASPARAFGRPLPVPRRPGPLVQQTVREWTARYGWHAAATSWNILGSHDSARIRTVTGSGPLHRVAAGLQFTLPGVPMVFAGDEIGLEGVLGEDSRRPMPWDRPETWDHATLTTYGALAAARRDHEALRRGGLRWAYVDDDALVFLREHPAGSVLVLARRTGGSAIDLPAGPLGLTRGSLLLATEGGRAGDLKARRGVVRLPAADGAGVWVWGGA
- a CDS encoding LLM class flavin-dependent oxidoreductase, with the protein product MKNIGFLSFGHWTPSPQSATRTAADALLQSIDLAVAAEELGADGAYFRVHHFARQLASPFPLLAAIGARTSRIEIGTGVIDMRYENPLYMAEDAGSADLISGGRLQLGISRGSPEQVIDGYRYFGYEPAPDTDHADLAREHTRVLLEVLRGEGFAEPNPRPMFPNPPGPLRIEPHAPGLRDRIWWGAGSRATAEWTAEQGMNLMSSTLLTEDTGVPFHQLQAEQIELFRKAWEAAGHSRVPRVSVSRSIFPIVNDMDRMYFGGEGGSQDQVGMIDGGVARFGKTYAGEPDLLVEQLREDEAIAAADTLLLTVPNQLGVDYNAHVIESLLTHVAPALGWR
- a CDS encoding DUF4032 domain-containing protein, with translation MALRIVASRPDPAIITLPWSQPLEEWDEQYVVPLPRGLSRHVVRIIRLHDRTYAVKETVEEIAFREYRLLRDLQRLGLPAVLPQGVVTGRVDADGEPLPAALLTQHLQFSLPYRSLFAHGMSTESLPALVDALVVLLVRLHLADFFWGDVSLSNVLFRRNAGGFAAYLVDAETGELRPTLSRQMREYDLTIATENVFAELLDLQASNSLDSDVHAHETVALLQQRYDALWAELTDPEEFSAGEMWRIEQRIERLNDLGFDVDELDIVTDFDGDEVRIQPKVVELGHHCRELQALTGLNVEDGQARRMLNDIASFTAHYGLGREDRSLVAYRWLTQIYEPLIEMIPPDQRGKLEPAEFFHEVLVHRWYLSERAGHEVGIFDTARDYIEHVLRAKPDEVVTAGED
- a CDS encoding Fic family protein, with translation MSEVETYLPPHLADIDPAIPSRLGSTMDAALSAIARLDDTHSEHLASLSTILLRAESVASSKIERIEASMEDYARALHGIRANASAVSMVASTRALGNLIGSVDDARDLTWDNVLAAHRVLMADDPYEAAYAGKVRDQQNWIGGSDHSPRNALYVPPPPGTVGAYLEDLVTFANRGDLNVLVQAAMTHAQFESIHPFTDGNGRIGRALINTVLRRRGATSRIVVPLASALVARRDDYFDVLGSYRDGDAGPIIAAFSTSSTIAAEESAVTAEHLSRMTAEWLESAGTPRAGSAARRIVDSLLDVPVFSAEEVEARIGGATSSIYAALGRLESSGVIRPLTNRARDQVWGAAALLDELDDLGVRIGARARRVLA
- a CDS encoding oxidoreductase; translated protein: MSALPTAAEVLAGVDLTGRTALVTGGYSGIGVEVVRALAGAGATVLVPARRPGKATDAVAGIDGVEVGALDLADQASVASYADGLLAAGRPLDVVIGNAGVMACPQTRVGPGWELQLATNHLGHFALVNRLAPLLGAGSRVVSVSSTGHHLSGFRWDDPWFETGYDKWLAYGQSKTANVLFAVHLAALGRERGVSAFSLHPGAILTSLGRHLQESDLDAVMTLDADGQPVLPDFRSPEQGAATVVWAATSPSLAAHSGAYLEDCGIAPVVPPGPQTTYGVKDYALDPNDAARLWAWSVEQTGVDGFGDGAAG